In a genomic window of Thermosynechococcus sp. CL-1:
- the hpnH gene encoding adenosyl-hopene transferase HpnH yields MGVHIKQAVEVATYIISQRLQGKKRFPLTLMLEPLFRCNLACSGCGKIQHPLEVLRKYLTPEECFRAVEECGAPIVAIPGGEPLLHPQIDEIVSGLVARRKFVYLCTNGILLEENLHKFKPSPYFSFSVHLDGLREWHDKCVDRKGVFDIAVKAIKAAKAKGFRVTTNTTIFEGVDPKEMQEFFDFVSSLGVDGMMISPGYAYEWAPDQEHFLKREQTRALFREILAPYRAGQKKWNFNHNPLFLDFLVGEKDYECTPWGMPSYSVLGWQKPCYLLNEGHYKTWKELIENTEWEKYGHKSGNPKCRDCMVHCGYEATAAMDAFNPANMVKAAGSLF; encoded by the coding sequence ATGGGAGTCCACATCAAGCAGGCAGTGGAAGTCGCGACCTATATCATCTCACAACGCCTACAGGGCAAAAAGCGCTTTCCCCTCACCTTGATGCTTGAGCCTCTCTTTCGCTGTAATCTAGCCTGCTCGGGCTGCGGTAAAATTCAGCATCCCCTTGAAGTCCTGCGCAAATATCTCACCCCAGAGGAATGCTTCCGCGCCGTTGAAGAATGTGGTGCACCGATTGTTGCCATTCCCGGTGGGGAACCCCTGCTGCACCCGCAAATTGATGAAATTGTCAGTGGCTTGGTGGCACGGCGGAAGTTTGTTTATCTGTGCACCAACGGTATTCTCCTAGAGGAAAATCTCCACAAATTCAAGCCCTCCCCCTACTTTAGCTTCAGCGTTCACCTCGATGGTCTGCGGGAGTGGCACGACAAATGCGTGGATCGCAAAGGGGTCTTTGATATTGCGGTGAAAGCGATTAAAGCGGCTAAAGCCAAGGGCTTCCGTGTCACCACCAATACGACAATTTTTGAAGGGGTGGATCCTAAGGAAATGCAGGAATTCTTTGATTTCGTGAGTTCCCTAGGGGTGGATGGCATGATGATCTCGCCGGGCTACGCCTATGAGTGGGCACCGGATCAGGAGCACTTCCTCAAGCGGGAGCAAACCCGTGCCCTCTTCCGTGAAATCCTTGCCCCTTACCGTGCGGGTCAGAAGAAGTGGAACTTTAACCACAATCCCCTGTTCCTTGATTTCCTTGTGGGTGAAAAGGACTATGAGTGTACCCCTTGGGGCATGCCCAGCTATAGTGTGTTGGGTTGGCAGAAACCCTGCTATCTCCTCAATGAAGGGCATTACAAGACTTGGAAGGAACTGATTGAAAATACGGAGTGGGAGAAGTATGGCCACAAAAGTGGCAATCCCAAGTGCCGTGACTGCATGGTGCACTGTGGTTATGAGGCCACTGCTGCCATGGATGCCTTTAACCCAGCCAATATGGTCAAGGCGGCGGGCAGTCTCTTCTAA